Proteins from a single region of Syntrophales bacterium:
- the fmt gene encoding methionyl-tRNA formyltransferase, whose translation MKPKIVFMGTPKFAIPSLEILAKNGCPIIGVVTQPDRPKGRGRKYVPPPVKITAEKYNLPVFQPDKVRDKEFLDTFRELAPDMVVLVAFGQILPGEIIEFPEMGCINVHPSLLPKYRGAAPINWTLIRGEETTGITTILMDEGMDTGDILLQEETPVESDETFDKLHDRLSKMGSELLLKTVKGITEGTITRTPQDSSLATYAPRLQKEDSIINWKAGIKDILNLIRGLYPSPCAHTFINEKKMKIFSATGEECHVPEQAGRIVGKAEKGLQVAAQDGYIYLEEIQLENKRRMSIFDFLRGYKISPEDTLG comes from the coding sequence ATGAAACCAAAGATTGTATTTATGGGAACGCCGAAATTCGCCATCCCATCCCTCGAAATACTGGCAAAAAATGGTTGTCCCATTATCGGGGTTGTCACCCAGCCCGACAGGCCCAAGGGAAGAGGAAGAAAATATGTTCCACCCCCGGTCAAGATCACTGCCGAGAAGTATAATCTCCCTGTATTCCAACCCGATAAAGTCAGAGATAAAGAATTTCTGGACACTTTCAGAGAACTTGCTCCCGATATGGTGGTACTCGTCGCATTCGGCCAGATACTTCCCGGGGAGATCATTGAATTCCCCGAAATGGGCTGCATCAATGTACATCCCTCACTGCTCCCTAAGTACAGGGGGGCCGCGCCGATCAACTGGACCCTCATACGGGGTGAAGAGACGACAGGAATTACGACAATTTTAATGGATGAGGGGATGGATACGGGAGATATCCTGCTTCAGGAAGAGACACCGGTAGAATCTGATGAGACATTTGACAAGCTCCATGACAGATTATCAAAGATGGGCTCCGAGCTTCTTCTTAAAACGGTAAAAGGAATAACAGAAGGTACAATCACCAGGACGCCACAGGACTCCTCCCTGGCAACTTACGCCCCCCGGCTGCAGAAAGAAGACAGTATTATAAACTGGAAGGCCGGTATCAAGGATATTCTGAACCTCATCAGAGGTCTTTACCCATCTCCATGTGCACATACTTTTATAAATGAAAAAAAAATGAAGATATTTTCCGCAACAGGAGAAGAATGTCATGTGCCAGAGCAGGCAGGCAGGATAGTCGGTAAAGCGGAAAAGGGGCTTCAGGTGGCGGCACAGGACGGATATATATATTTAGAGGAGATACAGCTTGAAAATAAAAGAAGGATGTCCATCTTCGATTTTCTGAGAGGGTATAAAATATCGCCGGAAGACACTCTCGGCTAA
- the folE2 gene encoding GTP cyclohydrolase FolE2, with the protein MVDVQNQKDSRNIDIKKVGVKGIKYPVIVLDQANGTQHVNATINMYVNLPRQFKGTHMSRFIEVLNEYRGQINIKTFQIILEKVREKLDAQSAHMEIEFPYFIEKAAPVSGAKSLMEYKCQFCGENNGKKNDFMVGIIVPVTTVCPCSKEVSNMGAHNQRSIVNVKVRFNKFFWIEDVIRLIEDSASGQVYSLLKRIDEKYVTEKGYENPMFVEDVVRSIAERLNRDDNFTWYSIEAENFESIHNHSAYAYLEKE; encoded by the coding sequence ATGGTTGATGTTCAGAATCAGAAAGATTCCAGAAATATAGACATAAAAAAGGTTGGTGTTAAGGGGATTAAATACCCCGTAATAGTTCTTGATCAGGCCAATGGCACACAACACGTCAATGCAACTATCAATATGTATGTAAACTTGCCCCGTCAATTCAAAGGGACACATATGAGCCGTTTTATCGAGGTGTTAAATGAATACAGGGGGCAAATCAATATCAAAACATTCCAGATAATACTCGAGAAGGTAAGAGAAAAACTGGATGCACAGTCGGCACACATGGAGATTGAATTCCCCTACTTCATCGAAAAAGCCGCCCCCGTATCGGGGGCAAAAAGTCTCATGGAATACAAATGTCAGTTCTGCGGAGAAAATAACGGCAAAAAGAATGATTTTATGGTTGGTATCATAGTGCCGGTTACTACGGTATGTCCATGCTCAAAAGAGGTAAGTAATATGGGCGCCCATAATCAGAGAAGCATTGTAAATGTAAAAGTTAGATTCAACAAATTCTTCTGGATAGAAGACGTTATCAGGTTGATAGAAGACTCCGCCAGTGGTCAGGTCTATTCCCTGCTTAAGAGAATAGATGAAAAGTATGTTACCGAAAAGGGATATGAAAACCCGATGTTCGTTGAAGATGTTGTGAGAAGCATAGCGGAACGACTGAACAGGGATGACAATTTCACCTGGTACAGCATAGAGGCGGAAAATTTCGAAAGTATACATAACCACAGCGCTTACGCATATCTGGAAAAAGAATAA